Part of the Phacochoerus africanus isolate WHEZ1 chromosome 8, ROS_Pafr_v1, whole genome shotgun sequence genome is shown below.
CCATTACGCTCTCTATACAGCtgtgtggaggggaggggacactGGAAGCCTGAGGTCTCTCTGTAAGGTCACCAGAAGGGCTGGACAGACCGGGTGCTTCTGGATGCTCCTCTTTTTCAAGGTTGACGTCTCTTCCTGCCAGGCCGGCGCTGAGGCCCCTGGGATGGATGACTGATcctagcagggctgctgggtggcACTGGATGGGCATGGAGGGTGGGACCCATTTTAGTCAGTAGAGGTGAGATGGGAGATGTGCTTTGCTCTGTGACGAAGGTTCCCCAGCTCCGGCCACgtccccaccccatctcctgtTGTATGCAGCCGGGACCAATGATACAACCAGACTTACTGTTTTAAAGTAATGACATGCTTCCAGTTTTTGGTAAATAGCCACTACCCACTTCTGATACCCTAGCCCTTCCCCTAAGACCTTTCAGCACCCCCAGCACAAGGATGCCACAACCCAGGGACCTTCCCTGATCCAGGTCTGGGGAACCTGTCCGTCCTCATTGGTAGTTAGGCTAATAGGAATCTTCCCTGGCTCAGCCCCACTGTCAATCCCTCTATCCACCAGTGTGGAGTCCTCAGATATGGGAAATACCCATTTCACACAAACTCCTATGCATCCTTCAAAGCCCTGCCTAAATGTCATCACTTGTTTTCccccagcacccacagcatgtggaagttcccaggccagggatcaaatcctcaccacagcagtgatccaagctgctgcaatgacaatgccagatctttaacctgctgcaacaCAAGAGAACTCTCTCAATGtcactttcttgttttttttttttttgtctttttgccttttctagggccgcttcccgtggcatatggaggttcccaggctaggggtcgaatcagagctacaactgccacctacaccagagacacagcaacatggaatctgagctgtgtctacgacctacaccacagctcatggcaacaccggatccttaacccactgagagaggccagggatcaaacccgcaacctcctggttcctagtcagattcattaaccgctgcgccacaacaggaactccagcaatgtcACTTTCTTTAGGAAGCACTCCTAGATTTCTTCACCACCCCCAGAGTGAGCGGCTCCTCCCATTCCCTGGGCTCCCAAGTATCTTGGACCATTCGGCACACTTTGCTCTAATCCCTGCCCGCAGGCCCTTCTTCCCCACCAGCGTGTGAGCACCTTGATGCCAAGGACCATTTTTGGCTGATCTTCGTGGCCTCATTACCTGCCGATGGCCATGCTAAGCATTCAATACGCACCCAATGACATCTACAGGGAGGATGAACGGTTTGTTCCCAGGGCACCGTGATGACATCAGGCATCTCCTCTGGCCCAGGGACCACAGGCAGTTGCCCCCAAGAAGCCCCCGGTGCCACCCCCACACTGAGGCCCTGCTGGCTGGAACTGGGCCACGGCTGGGGGAGGCAAGGACAGGATGTGAGTCCCAGGGGTGCGAGGTCAGCAGGGCCTGTTCTCATGCTCCCAGGCTGAGGAGCGATCCTCCATCTGTCGGGACCAGCTGCGGGCCAGCTGTGGGTGCTGGGACAGGAGGAGGCGCAGCGGGAGCAGGggaaggtgtgtgtgggggggtggcacAGGGAAGCCCGCAGTGACCAGGGAGAGGAAAAACAGGCACGCAGTGTTATTGTTACAGAACCATTAAATACAACGTATAAACAAGCCGGGCCGTGTTGAGGGCCGGGGGGAAGCGGGGGCGGCGGAGGGGGTCACAGAGGCCGGGGCGCAGGTCAGGGCGGCGCGGTCCGGGCGCGGTCCTGGAGGGGACTCAGGCTGCCGTCGccggaggggctgggctggcggAGGCCCGGCTGCTTGTGGAGGCCTCGCAGCTTCACCAGTAGCTCCTGGACAAAGTTCTGAGGACAGAGCAGGGGTGCTGAGAACACGGGGAGCGGTGCGGGGacgccccccagcccagcccttcaGACCTAAGCCCCTCTTTTTCCTGCTTCCTGGTCagtgagagggggagggggagttaagggggaggagaggctgcTGATGGAGAGGAGCACGACGGAGGAGAGAACGAGAGGAGATGAGAGATAGAGGCAGAGACCGGGAGACATCCatccaggagctcccgtcgtcgtggcgcagagcaaacgaatctgactaggaaccatgagattgcaggttcgatccctggcctcgctcagtgggttaaggatccggcgttgctgtgagctgtggtgtaggtcacagatgcggctcagatctggcgtggctgtggctgtggcgtaggctggcagctgtaactctgattagacccctggcctgggaacccccatatgccacgggtgcagccctgaaaagccaaaaaaaaaaaaaagagagagagagacatggatGCAAAGACAGAGAAACGTGAGGGGGGAGAGAAAGACACAGACGGAGACTTGGATGCTGAGACTGAAAGAAACAGAtgcagagatagagacagagggaaagacGAAGGGACAGACAAAGAACCAGAGCCAGAGAGACACTGAGATATTTCTCAGGCCAAGAGATCACCAGGAGGGTCCCCAGGGACGGAGGCCTGAGCCGGTGACGTTTGTCCCCCACGCAGCCCAGAGCTGGTGAGAGAAACatgaatatttttcccttttaaagcagggaaggaagtgggaggggTTGGGCTGCTCAGCTTCAGGGCCTGGAAGgatggcccccccccccccagaggcgGGGAAGGGAGCCCCAGGGCGGTAGAGGTAGCAACAGGGGAGAGGGGACGGCAGACAGAGCCCTGCAGAGGCAGAAATGGGAGACAGATGGGGGGGGGATCTCAGCGGAGAGGAGATAATGGAGCCCCAGTGGCAgatgggggagaggggacaggaatAAGGAAGACAAAAGACACCGCTGGAGGGGAGGACAGGACTGTGACAGGCAGGGCTCCCAGACGTCCCTCTGCCGGCCGTGGGCcagcttcttccctcctccccagtgacctctccccctccccccatcaggGGGCAGAACGGGGCTCACCTCTGTGGGGTTCGTGCATGACTTTAGGAGTCCCTAAACAtgccccgcaaaaaaaaaaaaagaaagaaaaaagaaaaatagtaaataacaATTTATggccctcccagtccctccagcccctccctttccccaACAAAGCCCCAAGGCAACAAGACAAACAAAAGTCAGATTCCAGGTGGACTTTCCCATGGCTTCAAGGGAGGAACAAGGCCTGAGTATCATATAGAGCAACTGGGAACAAGGTTGATTTGAGAAACTCAGCACCAGGGCCAGTGCTAGATCCAGAGAGGCCCAGAAGGTCACACAGGATTTCCCGCCTCTAGGAGAACAGAGGCCAGAAGCGCAAGGACACTGCGTGCAGACTATGGCCTGGCTCTGGGGACTCTCAGTTgtgctctttcttttgtcttgtttgtttgtttgttttttctgctttttagggccgcacccacagcatatggaagttcccaggctaggggttgaatcagagctgcagctgccggcctacaccacagccacagcaacgcaggatctgagccgcgtctgcgatctataccacagttcagggcaacgccagatccttaacccactgaacaaggccagggatggaattcatgtcctcgtggatattagtcaggttcttaacctactgagctacaaggggaactcccagctgtGCTCCTCCTgacctgtgtgaccctgggcaagtgatTGGAGCTCTCTGGGCCTTATTTTCCCCGTGTGGAAAATCAGTAAGATGGATGATAATGAAACCAAGATAATAAAGCCTTCGGAgggttttgtgaggattaaatgagttactaAGTGTAAAGCAAtggaaacagtgcctggcacttaggaaATGCTcgataaacacattaaaataaaatcatattgaTATGGTTTTCAGGGAGGGCAGGGtaggggctgggggtggtttTCCCTTTCACGTACCTGAATTTTCCGGCTTCTCTCCTCTTCACTCTCTAATTCCAGCAGTTCATCGATGTTGACTTCATCGGGCATGTCTGCCTCCTGAGGTGGGGAGGGACGGGCTGTCAGGCGGCCTTGCCCCTCCTTCCCCGCCTTTGTCCAGGGCTCCAGAGGAGCCCCGGaggccccagggcccagctggcGGGTTCCGGAGCAATAACGTGGCAGTCAGGGACAGCACCGCCAAGGCGGGACATCtgggtgttggggggaggggtgacagATGGGTTGACAGAGGCTCCAGGAGCCTGTACCAGCTCAGATGTTGGCCCCGGGGCCCGGGAGTCTTGGGGCTGGCACGGGTCTCTCCCCTTGGCCGCAGTTCCCACAGTAGGAAGCAGGCCTAGGTTGAGTCTTGGAATGTCAGATTCTGGGATTCAGGAGAGGGGCTGGCTCTGCCCTTTCAAGGAAAAGTTTAAGCACTaggtgcaggggagggaggctggcaggATAGAGCCTGCTGGGGGTGGCCCCTGGCCCCAGGGGACAGAGAGGGCTTGggccagcctccccctccccttggggcCAAAGAGGCTCCCCAAGGTGGGTGGGTAGAATAAGCCACCAGCCCACCTTTGAGCAGGCAACTGGGGGGCTTGTACAACCTCTTGGGGCAAAGGGCCAAATGCAGGCTGGCTCAGTACCCCTGTCGGGGACAGAACCCAGCTGTCTGAGCAAGAGGTCCCAAGGCTACAGattttttccttccccaccaAAGTCCTGCAGATTCCACAGCAGGCTCCAGGCCTGGGTGGTCTGGGGGCTGCATGTGGAGATGAGGGCTCAGCAAAAGCCTGGAGTGTCTGTGTGTTACCCGCCCGTGTGAGTCACAGCCTGATGCCCAGGCTACAGGGCCAGTGGGAGGGTGTCGCAATGTATGACATCCCGTGCAGCTTGTACAGGGGCCCACGGTCCTCCTATGGTAGGCGGCGTGTGACTCTGGCTTAGCATGTTTGTCTCATCATCATGTGTCGCTGTGGGATATGTTGATCAGTAAGTGACCACAACTTGTGTCCTTGAGTGTCCAGCTGGCTCTAGCCCCGTCTGAGGTTGAGCTCATAGGATCCCACCGACCACTAGCAACTGTCCGCCTGCGTGAGCTCATGTATCTGAGAACAAGGGCCCTCGGGTCACTGCGAGGGGCCATGGCTTCTCCCACCTttgtgctgggctgaggaggcTCTGTCGTCTCACATGTCTGTGTCCACTTCCTCTGACTCTGCTCCGCAGCACTCGTGGGTAGTACAAAGTGTGACTTCAAGCGGAGACTTAAGTGAAATGTGTCTGTCTGGACCCCCTGAGACAGCATAGGAGGCTGCAGCTTATGCCCTATGTGTCCACAGGCAATTGCAGCTTCTGCCATTGTGCGTCCAGAGGTGCCCATAGCCTACGCGGTTTTCTGTCTGGGTGTAGCTATAATTCCTGTTATTTGATGTCTGCGTGTGGCTGCAGCATCTGTCATTGCCTTtgcatgttttttgcttttaggagaTAATGGATGGTCGTTACTTGAATCACTGAGTGTCGGGGTAGCTGTTGTAGCTTGCACTGCTTGCAAGGCGCTACAGATTGCGCTGTGTGTGTCTATGAACAGCTATAAGTGGAGTCCTTTTGTGTGGGCGTAGTTGTGTTGTATCTGTATAGGGTACTGTGGCCTGTGCTGTTGTGACCAGGAGAGCCTGCGCTGTAGCATGGGTTGATCTGTCCCACGGCTGGTGTCCCTGACAGTCTGTGCATGGCTGTTGCTTCTGTCACTGGGTCTGTGAGTGGCCATAGCTTGTCACTGTGCAGGTCTGTGAATGCTGATGTTTCCTTGGCTGTGCGGTTCCCTGCGGTTGTATCTCCGGTCACCATGTCTATGTTTGGCTTTAagacatccccctccccccaccttttcttCCAGATATGGCCACTCTGGCTCCCCAAGTTTGCCTCCTAACCTCCCATATGCTAAAGCCCTGGTCCTCCCCTGGTGTTTTTACCCAAGTGTGAGCACAAGCAGAGTGCCAGGGAGGGTGGACGGCGGGGGTCCATGTGTCGCGGGGCCAGCGTTCTCCCCTGGGAAGGAGGCTGCGCATGCACCAGCGAGCTCAAGCAATGAGAGCCCCCAAGGCGCAGGGGGTCAGGGCCCGGGCTCCGTCGGTCTAGGACGCCCCctgcgccccccacccctccccgcctCACCCTGCCACGGTACAGCTCCTCCAAGCGCCCGTCGATCCACTTCTCCACGTCCAACCGCCGCTGCAGCTCCCGCCGATCGTACTTGACGGTGACACGCGCGTGTCGCTTCTGCAGCCCCCCGGGGCTGCCCCCCGGCCCCCGGGCCCGCGACGGAGACTGCAGCTTGCTCAGCACCCGCTTGCCCAGCCGCTGAGCTGCCATCGCGGTCCTGGCCCCGGCCCCGGCGCCGCGCTGTGCGCTTTCGCCTCTCGCCCAGGGGGCCTCTtacgggccggggcggggccggccgggggcgggggctcGGGCTCGCCGGGgggccggccccgccccggccgcacgggcctcagtttccccgccTGCTGCGCGAGGACCGGCCGCCG
Proteins encoded:
- the PPP1R14A gene encoding protein phosphatase 1 regulatory subunit 14A encodes the protein MAAQRLGKRVLSKLQSPSRARGPGGSPGGLQKRHARVTVKYDRRELQRRLDVEKWIDGRLEELYRGREADMPDEVNIDELLELESEEERSRKIQGLLKSCTNPTENFVQELLVKLRGLHKQPGLRQPSPSGDGSLSPLQDRARTAPP